One genomic segment of Streptomyces liangshanensis includes these proteins:
- a CDS encoding helix-turn-helix transcriptional regulator — translation MTDKGLWSYKEIAAHIRVQPDTVRSYRKHGLLPPPDHVENGKPYWYADTVRTWVANRPGNRGSR, via the coding sequence ATGACGGACAAAGGGCTCTGGTCGTACAAGGAGATCGCCGCGCACATCCGGGTGCAGCCGGACACCGTCCGCTCGTACCGGAAACACGGACTGCTCCCACCACCGGACCACGTGGAGAACGGCAAGCCGTACTGGTACGCGGACACCGTCCGCACCTGGGTGGCCAACCGGCCCGGAAACAGAGGGTCGAGA